A single Bosea sp. PAMC 26642 DNA region contains:
- a CDS encoding formate--tetrahydrofolate ligase: MPTDIEIARAVSLRPIAAIAEAAGIPQDALNPYGKFIAKVDTTAIPDFAVRPDGKLILVTAISPTPAGEGKTTTTVGLGDGLSRIGKRCMIALREPSLGPCFGVKGGAAGGGHAQIVPMEQINLHFTGDFHAITSAHNLLAALIDNHVYWGNGLGLDTRQITWRRVMDMNDRALRSTVSSLGGAGNGFPREDGFDITVASEVMAIFCLAKDLADLEARLGRIVVGRRRDKTPVTAADLKATGAMSVLLKDAVMPNLVQTLEGTPAFVHGGPFANIAHGCNSVIATRAALKLADYVVTEAGFGADLGAEKFFDIKCRKAGLKPAAAVVVATVRALKMHGGVAKEALDQENLAALEAGLANLARHVENIRKFGVPPIVAINNFSGDTAAEHALIASFCRNHLGVEAVICRHWAEGGAGTEDLARKVVALAEGGEADFAPLYPDAMPLWEKLETVAREIYGAAGLSADAKVRARFAELEAAGHGHLPVCVAKTQYSFSADPTLRGAPSGHIVPVRELRLSAGAGFVVAICGDIMTMPGLPRVPAAERIHIDAQGRIEGLF, encoded by the coding sequence ATGCCGACCGATATCGAGATTGCACGCGCGGTCAGCTTGCGGCCGATCGCGGCCATTGCCGAGGCCGCCGGAATCCCACAGGACGCTCTCAACCCTTACGGCAAGTTCATCGCGAAGGTCGATACGACTGCGATCCCGGATTTCGCGGTCAGGCCCGACGGCAAGCTGATCCTCGTCACCGCGATCAGCCCGACGCCGGCCGGCGAGGGCAAGACCACGACGACTGTCGGTCTCGGCGACGGGCTCTCGCGCATCGGCAAACGCTGCATGATCGCGCTACGCGAACCTTCGCTGGGTCCCTGCTTCGGCGTGAAGGGCGGGGCTGCCGGCGGCGGCCACGCACAGATCGTGCCGATGGAGCAGATCAATCTGCATTTCACCGGAGATTTCCACGCCATCACCTCGGCGCACAACCTGCTCGCGGCGCTGATCGACAACCATGTCTACTGGGGCAACGGGCTCGGGCTCGATACGCGCCAGATCACCTGGCGCCGCGTCATGGACATGAACGACCGGGCGCTGCGCTCGACCGTGTCCTCGCTCGGCGGCGCCGGCAACGGATTCCCGCGCGAGGACGGCTTCGACATCACGGTCGCCTCGGAGGTGATGGCGATCTTTTGCCTGGCGAAGGATCTCGCCGATCTGGAAGCGCGGCTCGGCCGCATCGTCGTCGGCAGGCGACGCGACAAGACGCCGGTCACCGCCGCCGATCTCAAGGCGACCGGCGCGATGAGCGTGCTGCTCAAGGACGCCGTCATGCCCAATCTGGTGCAAACGCTGGAGGGCACGCCGGCCTTCGTCCATGGCGGGCCGTTCGCCAACATCGCCCATGGCTGCAATTCGGTGATCGCGACCAGGGCCGCGCTCAAGCTCGCCGACTATGTCGTCACCGAAGCCGGCTTTGGAGCCGATCTCGGGGCGGAGAAGTTCTTCGACATCAAGTGCCGCAAGGCGGGTCTGAAGCCCGCGGCCGCGGTCGTCGTCGCGACCGTGCGCGCGCTCAAGATGCATGGCGGCGTCGCCAAGGAGGCGCTGGACCAGGAGAACCTCGCGGCGCTGGAGGCGGGCCTTGCGAACCTTGCCCGCCATGTCGAGAACATCCGGAAATTCGGGGTTCCGCCAATCGTGGCGATCAACAACTTCTCCGGCGACACGGCGGCCGAGCACGCGCTGATCGCAAGCTTCTGCCGCAACCATCTTGGCGTCGAGGCAGTGATCTGCCGGCATTGGGCCGAGGGCGGCGCGGGCACCGAGGATCTGGCCCGCAAGGTCGTGGCTCTGGCCGAGGGCGGCGAGGCCGATTTCGCGCCGCTCTATCCCGATGCGATGCCGCTCTGGGAGAAACTGGAGACGGTGGCACGGGAGATCTATGGCGCGGCGGGGCTGTCGGCGGACGCCAAGGTGCGCGCCCGCTTCGCCGAACTGGAGGCGGCCGGCCATGGCCACCTGCCGGTCTGCGTCGCCAAGACCCAGTACTCCTTCTCGGCCGATCCGACGCTGCGGGGAGCCCCGTCTGGCCATATCGTGCCGGTGCGGGAGCTCAGGCTCTCGGCCGGTGCCGGCTTCGTCGTGGCGATCTGCGGGGACATCATGACGATGCCCGGCCTGCCGCGCGTGCCCGCGGCGGAGCGGATCCATATCGATGCGCAAGGGCGGATCGAGGGGCTGTTCTAG
- a CDS encoding sensor histidine kinase, protein MAGQDWPVGGGEVGGLLRRWTGAESVLGSPSGWPDALKAAAQIVLLSPAPMTLAWGETGIQIYNDAYAVIAGSRHPLILGRSIFDAWPELTDFHGEVLATLHRGEALSYRNLPLVLQRNGAAEDVWLTIDYSPVVDAAGTVEGILAIVTETTAAVLALRARDEAEAELRRREQELGRVQKIGKVGGLEVDLRDGFRNRRSPEYLLIHGLPPEAMNESHEEWVRRIHPQERAMIESHFREVIAGTARDYQAEYRIIRPSDSAVRWIQALAQIERDETGKALRLIGAHLDITERKEAEAQQRLLMQELSHRVKNSLAMVQAIASQTLRSATSLEQAGEIFSGRLAALSRAHDLLVGGNWANAALADIVGSVLGIQGEPDRFIIRGPDVVLGPKAALALSLILHELFTNAVKYGALSNPSGQITLTWRIDDIDGERQFRLRWQEQGGPPVTTPTRRGFGSRLIERTFPSVLGRSETAYPSSGVIFTLDAPLEALRDGDDAD, encoded by the coding sequence ATGGCGGGGCAGGATTGGCCGGTTGGCGGCGGCGAGGTCGGCGGCCTGCTGCGTCGCTGGACCGGCGCAGAGAGCGTGCTCGGGTCTCCCTCGGGCTGGCCGGATGCGTTGAAGGCGGCCGCGCAGATTGTCCTGCTGTCGCCGGCTCCGATGACCCTGGCCTGGGGCGAGACCGGCATCCAGATATACAATGACGCCTATGCCGTCATCGCCGGTTCCCGTCATCCGCTCATTCTCGGCCGCAGCATCTTCGACGCCTGGCCGGAACTGACCGATTTTCACGGCGAGGTGCTGGCGACGTTGCATCGCGGCGAGGCCCTGTCCTATCGCAACCTGCCGCTCGTGCTGCAACGCAATGGCGCGGCCGAGGATGTCTGGCTGACGATCGACTACAGCCCCGTCGTCGATGCGGCCGGCACGGTCGAGGGCATCCTCGCCATCGTTACCGAGACGACGGCGGCTGTATTGGCTCTGCGCGCGCGAGACGAGGCGGAGGCCGAATTGCGTCGGCGCGAGCAGGAACTGGGGCGCGTCCAGAAGATCGGCAAGGTCGGCGGACTTGAGGTCGATCTGCGCGACGGCTTCCGGAACAGGCGTTCGCCCGAATACCTGCTTATCCACGGTCTGCCACCCGAGGCGATGAACGAAAGCCACGAGGAATGGGTGCGCCGCATCCATCCGCAGGAAAGGGCGATGATCGAGAGCCATTTCCGCGAGGTCATCGCCGGCACGGCGCGCGACTACCAGGCCGAGTACCGCATCATTCGGCCCTCGGACAGCGCCGTCCGCTGGATCCAGGCGTTGGCTCAGATCGAACGCGACGAGACCGGCAAGGCACTGCGGCTCATCGGCGCCCATCTCGACATCACCGAGCGCAAGGAGGCCGAGGCGCAGCAGCGTCTCCTGATGCAGGAACTGTCGCATCGGGTGAAAAACTCGCTGGCGATGGTGCAGGCCATCGCCTCGCAGACCCTGCGCAGCGCGACCTCGCTCGAACAGGCGGGAGAGATCTTCAGCGGTCGCCTGGCCGCGCTGTCGCGGGCGCACGACCTGCTCGTCGGTGGCAACTGGGCCAATGCGGCGCTCGCCGACATCGTCGGCAGCGTGCTTGGCATTCAAGGCGAGCCCGACCGCTTCATCATCCGTGGACCCGATGTCGTTCTGGGGCCGAAGGCTGCCCTGGCGCTGAGCCTGATCCTGCACGAGCTCTTCACCAACGCGGTCAAATACGGCGCGCTGTCGAACCCATCGGGCCAGATCACGCTGACCTGGCGGATCGACGACATCGATGGCGAGCGCCAGTTCCGCCTGCGCTGGCAGGAACAGGGCGGCCCGCCGGTGACGACGCCGACGCGCCGGGGCTTCGGCTCGCGCCTGATCGAGCGCACGTTCCCCTCCGTGCTCGGCCGCAGCGAGACTGCCTACCCGTCCAGCGGCGTGATCTTCACGCTGGATGCCCCGCTCGAAGCCTTGCGCGACGGCGACGACGCGGACTGA
- a CDS encoding outer membrane protein, with translation MTKGILSAIALVALGGTAFAADLPSRKGPVYAPVAPIFTWTGFYVGVNAGAAFSTIDTTLSGTAANTIGNVAALRRPASLSTDKTGFIGGGQIGYNYQIGSFVLGAEADFQYTDLKETRSFLGTSGATSVFRNEMEYLGTVRLRAGYAVDRFLVYATGGLAYGEVKNNATFFNAALPGQVDYLGSRSDTQIGYAVGGGVEYAFSSNLSAKAEYLYYDLGKKNTGVNLTPVGPAGGSYVARNETSGHIVRAGLNYRFSTY, from the coding sequence ATGACCAAGGGTATTCTGTCCGCCATCGCGCTGGTGGCTCTGGGTGGCACCGCCTTCGCGGCCGACCTGCCGTCGCGCAAGGGCCCGGTCTATGCGCCGGTCGCCCCGATCTTCACCTGGACCGGCTTTTACGTCGGCGTAAACGCCGGCGCCGCTTTCTCGACGATCGACACCACTCTGTCGGGCACCGCTGCCAACACCATCGGCAACGTCGCCGCGCTGCGTCGTCCGGCTTCGCTTTCGACCGACAAGACCGGCTTCATCGGCGGTGGTCAGATCGGCTACAACTATCAGATCGGCAGCTTCGTCCTCGGCGCCGAGGCCGATTTCCAGTACACCGACCTGAAGGAAACCCGCTCCTTCCTCGGCACCAGCGGCGCCACCTCGGTGTTCCGCAACGAGATGGAGTATCTGGGCACGGTGCGTCTGCGCGCCGGCTACGCGGTCGACCGCTTCCTGGTCTACGCGACCGGTGGTCTCGCCTATGGCGAAGTCAAGAACAACGCGACCTTCTTCAACGCGGCCCTTCCCGGCCAGGTCGACTATCTGGGTTCGCGCAGCGACACGCAGATCGGCTATGCCGTCGGCGGCGGTGTCGAATATGCCTTCAGCAGCAATCTCTCCGCCAAGGCCGAATACCTCTATTACGACCTCGGCAAGAAGAACACCGGCGTCAACCTGACCCCGGTCGGCCCGGCCGGCGGTTCCTATGTCGCGCGCAACGAGACCTCGGGACACATCGTCCGCGCCGGCCTGAACTACCGCTTCAGCACCTATTGA
- a CDS encoding glutathione S-transferase family protein, whose amino-acid sequence MIKFYYHPSPNPAKIALFLEEAGVPYEFVPVDTRKGDQFKPEFLAINPNAKTPALTDGDVTIFDSNAILLHLAETTGQFLPENTPKARAEMLSWLMFVATGIGPYCGQAVHFSRFAPEKVPYAINRYAREAERHWGIIDARLGKHRYMLGETYTLIDMSVWGWATRLAFAIGDDWATMFPNVKRHLDEISARPAAQRAAALKDRFTFKTEFDEEARRILFPQNAHLVSRQA is encoded by the coding sequence GTGATCAAGTTCTACTATCACCCCTCGCCGAACCCCGCGAAGATCGCGCTCTTCCTCGAAGAGGCTGGCGTCCCTTATGAATTCGTGCCCGTCGATACCCGCAAGGGCGATCAGTTCAAGCCGGAATTCCTGGCGATCAATCCCAATGCCAAGACGCCGGCGCTGACCGACGGCGACGTCACCATCTTCGACAGCAACGCGATCCTGCTCCATCTCGCCGAGACGACCGGCCAGTTCCTGCCGGAAAACACGCCGAAGGCGCGGGCCGAGATGCTGTCCTGGCTGATGTTCGTGGCCACCGGCATCGGGCCCTATTGCGGGCAGGCAGTGCATTTCTCGCGGTTCGCGCCGGAGAAGGTCCCCTACGCGATCAACCGCTATGCGCGCGAGGCCGAGCGGCACTGGGGCATCATCGACGCGCGGCTGGGCAAGCATCGCTATATGCTCGGCGAGACCTATACGCTGATCGACATGTCCGTCTGGGGCTGGGCGACGAGACTCGCCTTCGCGATCGGTGACGATTGGGCCACGATGTTTCCGAACGTCAAACGGCATCTCGACGAGATCTCGGCGCGGCCCGCCGCGCAGCGTGCGGCCGCGCTGAAGGACAGATTCACCTTCAAGACCGAATTCGACGAAGAGGCGCGGAGAATCCTGTTTCCGCAGAATGCTCATCTCGTCAGCCGACAAGCGTGA
- the gpmI gene encoding 2,3-bisphosphoglycerate-independent phosphoglycerate mutase, translating to MPIRPVMLMILDGWGWREESENNAVRLAHTPNFDRFWASSPRAFLKTSGLDVGLPPGQMGNSEVGHLNLGAGRVVMQDLPRINQAIADGSIAQSLEASGLIAALKASGGACHLLGLVSPGGVHAHQDHAVALAKILVAHGIPVRVHVFTDGRDTPPQSAAGFVRDFSAALPPQAVIASLSGRYYALDRDNRWERVEQAWRAIVLGEGKPFADAQAAIASAYAAGVNDEFIVPTVIGGYAGMCDGDGLLSFNFRSDRIREIAGAILQPDFAGFVRPRSPALACAVSMTSYSAELDPLMPALFAPQTLAGGLGETVSKAGLSQIRLAETEKYPHVTYFFNGGEETPYPGEERVMAASPKVATYDLQPEMSAPNLTDKAVEAIDSGRYDLVILNFANPDMVGHTGVLEAAIKAVETVDAGLGRIAQAIGRAGGALLVTADHGNAELMVDPVTGEPHTAHTTNPVPVMLIGGSASGLADGRLGDVAPTLLALMGLEQPPQMTGTSLLR from the coding sequence ATGCCGATCCGCCCCGTGATGCTGATGATCCTCGATGGCTGGGGCTGGCGCGAGGAGAGCGAGAACAACGCCGTGCGCCTCGCCCATACCCCGAATTTCGACCGGTTCTGGGCCTCCTCGCCGCGCGCCTTCCTGAAGACCTCGGGGCTCGACGTCGGCCTTCCCCCGGGCCAGATGGGCAATTCCGAGGTCGGGCACCTCAATCTCGGCGCCGGCCGCGTGGTGATGCAGGACCTACCGCGCATCAACCAGGCGATCGCGGACGGCTCGATCGCGCAATCCCTCGAGGCCAGCGGCCTGATCGCGGCGCTGAAGGCGAGCGGCGGCGCCTGCCATCTGCTCGGCCTCGTCTCCCCGGGCGGCGTCCACGCCCATCAGGACCATGCAGTGGCCCTGGCGAAGATCCTTGTCGCTCATGGCATTCCGGTGCGCGTCCACGTCTTCACAGATGGCCGCGATACCCCGCCGCAATCGGCGGCGGGCTTCGTCCGCGACTTCTCGGCTGCCCTGCCGCCGCAGGCGGTGATCGCAAGCCTTTCTGGCCGCTATTACGCGCTTGACCGCGACAACCGCTGGGAGCGCGTCGAGCAGGCCTGGCGCGCCATTGTGCTCGGCGAGGGCAAGCCTTTCGCCGATGCGCAGGCCGCCATCGCCAGCGCCTATGCCGCCGGGGTCAATGACGAGTTCATCGTCCCTACGGTGATCGGCGGCTATGCCGGGATGTGCGACGGCGACGGCCTGCTGAGCTTCAACTTCCGCTCGGACCGCATCCGCGAGATCGCCGGTGCAATTCTTCAGCCCGACTTCGCGGGCTTTGTCCGCCCGCGCAGCCCCGCTCTCGCCTGCGCCGTCAGCATGACCTCCTACAGCGCCGAACTGGACCCGCTGATGCCGGCGCTGTTCGCACCCCAGACACTGGCAGGCGGGCTTGGCGAGACCGTCTCGAAAGCCGGGCTCAGCCAGATCCGCCTTGCCGAGACGGAGAAATATCCGCACGTCACCTATTTCTTCAATGGCGGCGAGGAGACGCCCTATCCAGGAGAGGAACGCGTCATGGCCGCCTCTCCCAAGGTCGCGACCTACGACCTGCAACCTGAAATGTCGGCGCCCAACCTCACCGACAAGGCGGTCGAGGCGATCGACTCCGGCCGCTACGACCTCGTCATCCTCAACTTCGCCAATCCCGACATGGTCGGCCATACCGGTGTTCTGGAAGCTGCGATCAAGGCGGTCGAGACGGTCGATGCAGGCCTTGGCCGCATCGCTCAGGCGATCGGCCGTGCCGGCGGCGCGCTGCTCGTCACCGCCGACCACGGCAATGCCGAACTGATGGTCGATCCCGTCACGGGCGAGCCGCACACCGCCCACACCACGAACCCCGTCCCGGTCATGCTCATCGGCGGCAGCGCGTCTGGCCTCGCGGACGGCCGTCTCGGCGACGTTGCCCCGACGCTGCTGGCGCTGATGGGGCTTGAACAGCCGCCGCAGATGACAGGCACATCGCTGCTGCGCTGA
- a CDS encoding outer membrane protein has protein sequence MGSLKTLALAGAMAVGASALANAADLGYPPPPPPEPLGLKGSIGSGWYLRGDVGVSATQIGKYEQEEVSAVGGTFFGATKNATAFFGGVGIGYRFNNWFRADITGEYRGAGSIGVTDKFFNAGVNGEQTNTYKGNLSSIVTLFNAYVDLGTWNCLTPYLGAGIGYASNSVSGLTDQGVQNDTRFLNLYVPTLGVAKTGRESGLAWALMAGVGYEVNKNLTLELGYRYLNLGDAKSGSIYNAFNGEVSRPLKVKDIDSHDFRIGMRWNFGEPDCCGPKEPPMAYAPPVVRKF, from the coding sequence ATGGGCAGCCTGAAAACTCTCGCGCTCGCAGGCGCCATGGCCGTCGGCGCGTCTGCGCTCGCCAATGCCGCCGATCTCGGCTATCCGCCTCCGCCCCCGCCCGAACCCCTGGGCCTGAAGGGCTCGATCGGCAGCGGCTGGTATCTGCGCGGCGATGTCGGCGTGAGTGCGACGCAAATCGGGAAGTACGAGCAGGAGGAAGTGAGCGCCGTCGGAGGCACATTCTTCGGGGCGACCAAGAATGCCACCGCCTTCTTCGGCGGCGTCGGCATAGGCTATCGATTCAACAACTGGTTTCGCGCCGACATCACCGGCGAGTATCGCGGCGCCGGCTCCATCGGCGTCACTGACAAATTCTTCAATGCAGGCGTCAATGGCGAGCAGACCAATACCTACAAGGGCAATCTGAGCTCGATCGTCACCTTGTTCAACGCCTATGTCGACCTGGGAACATGGAACTGCCTGACGCCCTATCTCGGCGCCGGTATCGGTTATGCCAGCAACTCCGTCTCCGGCCTGACGGATCAAGGCGTGCAGAACGACACGCGATTCCTCAATCTGTATGTTCCGACGCTCGGTGTTGCGAAAACCGGCAGGGAATCGGGCCTAGCCTGGGCGCTGATGGCTGGCGTTGGTTATGAGGTGAACAAGAATCTGACGCTAGAGCTGGGCTATCGCTACCTCAATCTTGGCGATGCAAAATCGGGGAGCATCTACAACGCCTTCAACGGCGAGGTGTCGCGTCCGCTCAAGGTCAAGGATATCGACAGCCACGACTTCCGCATCGGCATGCGCTGGAACTTCGGCGAGCCCGATTGCTGCGGCCCGAAGGAGCCTCCGATGGCGTATGCGCCGCCGGTCGTGCGCAAGTTTTGA
- the glmM gene encoding phosphoglucosamine mutase, with protein sequence MTRKYFGTDGIRGRANGVITPDLALKVGQATGLAFRRGEHRHRVVIGKDTRLSGYMIEYAMVAGFTSVGMDVMLLGPMPTPAVAMLTRSMRADLGVMISASHNPYEDNGIKLFGPDGYKLSDEVESEISALIDSDLSVRLSDSPTLGRAKRIDSAQSRYIEFAKRTLPRNMSLEGLRIVLDCANGAGYKVAPEALWELGAEVFSIGVEPDGFNINKDVGSTAPAALSQKVRELRADVGIALDGDADRVLIVDEQGQSVDGDQLMAVIARSWHEDGRLTQPGIVATVMSNLGLERYLAGIGLSLARTAVGDRYVLEHMRAHGFNLGGEQSGHIILSDYATTGDGLVAALQLLAVVKRQDRPVSEVCHCFEPLPQILKNVRYKQGKPLTEAPVVSAIAAAKQMLGEGGRLVIRPSGTEPVIRVMAEGDDRDLVMRAVDDVVDAVTKAAA encoded by the coding sequence ATGACACGCAAATATTTCGGAACCGACGGAATCCGCGGCCGCGCCAATGGCGTGATCACGCCAGATCTCGCGCTCAAGGTCGGACAGGCGACCGGGCTCGCCTTCCGTCGCGGCGAACATCGCCATCGCGTGGTGATCGGCAAGGATACGCGGCTCTCTGGCTACATGATCGAATACGCCATGGTCGCGGGCTTCACCTCGGTCGGCATGGACGTGATGCTGCTCGGACCGATGCCGACGCCGGCGGTCGCGATGCTGACGCGCTCGATGCGCGCCGATCTCGGCGTGATGATCTCGGCGTCCCACAATCCTTATGAGGATAACGGCATCAAGCTGTTCGGGCCGGACGGCTACAAGCTCAGCGACGAGGTCGAGTCCGAAATCTCCGCGCTGATCGATTCCGATCTGTCGGTGCGGCTGTCGGATTCGCCGACGCTTGGCCGGGCGAAGCGCATCGACAGCGCACAGTCGCGCTATATCGAGTTCGCCAAGCGCACCCTACCGCGCAATATGAGTCTGGAAGGGCTGCGCATCGTGCTCGACTGCGCCAACGGCGCCGGCTACAAGGTCGCGCCCGAAGCGCTCTGGGAGCTCGGGGCCGAAGTCTTCTCGATCGGCGTCGAGCCCGACGGCTTCAACATCAACAAGGATGTCGGCTCGACCGCGCCCGCGGCGCTGAGCCAGAAGGTGCGGGAGCTGCGCGCCGATGTCGGCATCGCGCTCGACGGCGACGCCGACCGCGTCCTGATCGTCGACGAGCAGGGCCAGTCCGTCGATGGCGACCAGCTCATGGCCGTGATCGCGCGCAGCTGGCATGAGGATGGCCGGCTGACGCAGCCCGGCATCGTCGCCACCGTGATGTCTAATCTCGGGCTGGAGCGCTATCTTGCCGGGATCGGGCTGAGCCTGGCTCGCACGGCGGTGGGCGACCGCTATGTGCTGGAGCATATGCGCGCCCATGGCTTCAATCTCGGTGGCGAGCAGTCGGGCCATATCATCCTGTCCGACTATGCGACGACCGGCGACGGGCTGGTGGCTGCGCTGCAGTTGCTGGCCGTGGTCAAGCGGCAGGACCGGCCGGTCTCCGAGGTCTGCCATTGCTTCGAGCCGCTGCCGCAGATCCTGAAGAACGTGCGCTACAAGCAGGGCAAGCCGCTGACCGAAGCGCCGGTGGTGAGCGCGATCGCGGCCGCCAAGCAGATGCTGGGCGAGGGCGGGCGCCTCGTCATTCGCCCGTCGGGCACCGAGCCGGTGATCCGGGTCATGGCCGAGGGCGACGACCGCGATCTGGTCATGCGCGCGGTCGACGACGTCGTCGATGCTGTGACGAAAGCGGCAGCGTAA